CGGGGTTTGATGTGAACTTATGTTCAATTCTTATAAGTTGCTTTTTTTGTCAAGGAAGATCTGCGGAAATTCTCTGAGAGTGAATGAAATGAGTCGGTGACTCTTTATATAGAATTCAGTGATAAAAAGGGTATGGTGGTGCCGGTAGTGGGTATAAAGAGTCACCGAAAATTGCAAATCCGCTCACCGAAAATTGCAAATGCCAAAACATATGCATATCCAAGAATCCAATTGCTTCCATACGTAATCCGTATTGGTATATTGCATATATCATTACGGGTTTTTCTCTTGATTCTGGAGTTGATAATAGTAACTACCACTTGGACAAAATAGTGCCCAATCTGCAGGTTTTGGTGATCAAAACAATGAGATTTGCTGAGTAAATGTCAAGGTGGTTTTCTGCAATTGCTTTTCAGATATTCTTTTCTCTCTTCGACTTATCTAATTTGTCCATTGATCGCTATTTGCAGATTTCAGTGACTCTTTATATCAAGATTGTATATTGTTGTCAACAATGCTTAGGATTTCTTACAGGGATTAAGAGCTACTTAACTCGTATAAAAAGAGAAAGATACCCAATACAAATGTCCTTCTTGGCTCAAGCTTGCGGAAACTGCCGCTTATGGCGATACAACATTACAATTAACCAGGAACATATTTCGGGGCTCAGGAAAGCCGGAGTAAAGGGCTTCCTGAAGCATTGTATAATTATTTCCACATTATCGGAGAAAAAAACAGAATATATCTAACGGTTTATTCTTGACAGAAATCTCCGCAAGCCGCAATCTAGCCCCAGCCTAAAGACCCTACATAGAATGCCCTCCAAGTCGTGGGGAACACCGCCCGGTGTTCCCTACGCATTATTGTATCCCTATTTTTCTTTATTGCTTAGGGCTTTATCTTTCCTAAAGCGCAAGCGTTCCTCTTTGCTGAGTTTTTCAGTGGCATACTGGATAATCAATCTGGCGGCAGTGTTTCGATAGCGATAAAGAAAATCTTCCACATCGTGAGGATGGATCTTCCAGAGTTCTCGCAGAAACCAGCCCATGCCTTGATGCACCACCCGTTCCGGATCTATCATCAATTCTTCCGTAAATTCCAGCAGTTCTCGAATCTCGTATTTCTTTTTAAGCTTGATCAGTGCTACGGGTACTGCTCTTCTGCTCCAGCGTGAGCCAGATTTCAACCATCCCGCAAAATCCTGAAGCGCAACGATATCTTTGAGCAGAAAACGTGGTAGCAATCTGGAGCATAGATGATCCGCGTGAGCCCAGTTATTTACACCAAAATCAAACCAGTTCCTAAGGCCTTCAAATTCCTTTTTACCACATTTCTTGAGCCTTCTTTCCAGCAGCTGGATAGCGAGGCTGCCCATTTCATACTTTGGGTGTTGGAACAAAAGCGAACCCAGCTCTATCAATTGAGATGGCTCTTTCAAAGAATATTCACTCTCAATAAGGCTGGCGATTTCGGCGATATCTTCTACGCTATTACC
This window of the Candidatus Cloacimonadota bacterium genome carries:
- a CDS encoding DNA alkylation repair protein, which codes for MISEVMMHIQEAKMYKAIIRRAEDFLAARANPQNVMKYSRYFKEGYNAWGNSVEDIAEIASLIESEYSLKEPSQLIELGSLLFQHPKYEMGSLAIQLLERRLKKCGKKEFEGLRNWFDFGVNNWAHADHLCSRLLPRFLLKDIVALQDFAGWLKSGSRWSRRAVPVALIKLKKKYEIRELLEFTEELMIDPERVVHQGMGWFLRELWKIHPHDVEDFLYRYRNTAARLIIQYATEKLSKEERLRFRKDKALSNKEK